TAATAATGAGATTAAATCCAGAGGCGATTTGGAAAAAAAATACATACAAGAATGGAAGTTTAATTTTGAAAAACGAATACTAGCAGGTCGTTTTTTAGCTCGACTTTTACAACATCAAAAAGTATCAGAGTTTTTACTGCAAATAGCAATTAAATTTCCTTTACTATTACCAAAAATCATAAAAAAAACGCACGGAAAACCAATAATTTTGAAAAATTAAATGGCTTTAAACACAAAACAACGAACCGATAAACCTGAAATCATGGATGATTTTTCTATGGAAGGTGAAGTTTTACGGGATGCTTTAGATAAAATAGCTAAAATAAATCAGCTGTTGGGAGGAAATCAGCTCACGTTGCGAGGGATTAAAGAGTTGATGAGAACAATTGCAACCGCCAAAGAACTTACAATTGTTGATGTTGGTTGTGGTAATGGCGACATGTTGCGCACTATTGCGGATTTTGGATTGAAAAATGATTTAGAATTCAAATTAATTGGTATCGATGCTAATGCTTTTACCATAAATCACGCTCGAAAATTATCTAAATACTATCCAAATATCACGTATTTGTGTAAAGATATTTTTGGTGAACCTTTTAGTAAAATGAAATATGATATTGTTTTGTGCACTTTGACTTTACATCATTTTAAAGAAGATGAGATTATGAAATTAATGGCGCTTTTTTATACGAATTCAACCATTGGAATTGTGATTAATGATTTGCATAGAAGTGCTGT
This region of Flavobacterium lacustre genomic DNA includes:
- a CDS encoding methyltransferase domain-containing protein; this translates as MALNTKQRTDKPEIMDDFSMEGEVLRDALDKIAKINQLLGGNQLTLRGIKELMRTIATAKELTIVDVGCGNGDMLRTIADFGLKNDLEFKLIGIDANAFTINHARKLSKYYPNITYLCKDIFGEPFSKMKYDIVLCTLTLHHFKEDEIMKLMALFYTNSTIGIVINDLHRSAVAYRLFQALCWVFRLNEMSREDGLTSILRGFKKQELIRYSENLHFSNYKIQWKWAFRYQWIIRRTIVLD